One genomic window of Pseudanabaenaceae cyanobacterium SKYG29 includes the following:
- a CDS encoding NAD(P)H dehydrogenase subunit NdhS: MIFPGSAVRVINPGDIYYGFEGLVQRLTDGRVAVLFEGGNWDKLVSFRPEELELVDAKASPSKGKKK, encoded by the coding sequence ATGATCTTTCCTGGTTCTGCTGTTCGGGTTATCAATCCTGGAGACATTTACTATGGCTTTGAGGGATTAGTACAACGCCTCACGGATGGCAGAGTAGCCGTCCTATTTGAAGGTGGGAATTGGGATAAACTCGTCAGCTTTCGCCCCGAAGAACTAGAACTCGTTGATGCTAAAGCCAGCCCCAGCAAAGGCAAGAAAAAATAA
- the ispF gene encoding 2-C-methyl-D-erythritol 2,4-cyclodiphosphate synthase: MGWQFRVGTGYDIHRLVPDRRLVLGGVEIPYEKGLLGHSDADVLAHAIMDALLGALALGDIGHYFPPTDDKWRDADSTLLLQQVNTLIREKGWQINNIDTSVIAERPKLKNFLLSIRENLAKVLQIDTDRVSVKARTNEGLDAIGQGEAIAVHAVVLLCCPQE; this comes from the coding sequence ATGGGCTGGCAGTTCCGTGTGGGTACGGGCTACGATATTCACCGCTTAGTTCCCGATCGACGCTTAGTGTTGGGGGGGGTAGAAATTCCCTACGAGAAGGGGTTATTGGGACACAGTGATGCGGACGTCCTTGCCCATGCCATTATGGATGCCCTCCTGGGAGCACTGGCACTGGGGGATATTGGGCATTATTTTCCCCCCACTGATGACAAATGGCGCGATGCTGATAGTACGCTTCTGTTGCAGCAGGTAAATACCCTCATCAGAGAAAAGGGCTGGCAGATAAACAACATCGATACCTCGGTGATTGCTGAACGTCCTAAACTGAAAAATTTTCTTCTGTCTATCCGAGAAAATCTGGCTAAGGTGCTGCAGATCGATACCGATCGGGTTAGTGTCAAAGCCAGAACGAATGAGGGGTTAGATGCCATTGGACAGGGGGAAGCGATTGCTGTTCATGCAGTGGTGTTGTTATGTTGTCCACAAGAATAA
- a CDS encoding ABC transporter substrate-binding protein, which yields MLSTRIRGLITYLSLFVLAVALVGCTALRGVAKQRLSLPLDADIKTFNPVLVSDAYSAAALGVVFSGLLTTDKNGNLIPELAEKWEFRNDGLELLFTLKSGLKWSDGKPLTIEDVLFTFRDIYFNEAIPSSIQDIFRVGEKRELPQVEKVNDRVISFKLPEPFAPFLRFAGGASILPKHILAKAVREKDTTGKPKFLQTWAIDTDLHTLVGNGPYVLKRYLPAERLVYERNPHYYRQSLPHIPRLVYQIMPSPDSTVLRFRSRDIDVIPQVRAQDFPILKRQEDRYGFRIYQLGEGSSRSFLMFNLNRGRNQEGKPFVDPVKAEWFNDVNFRRAIAYGINRQAMINTYYRGLGLPQDSPIPPLSPYHFSRQEGVPFYDYDPDKAKELLQRSGFSYNSQNRLVDKNGNLVRFTIMTSTGGAGATLAPMIKNDLDRLGITVDLQIIDFTALIDRLDRSKNWETAMLGWGGGIEPHGSFHLWYSAGSSHMFNLGPNPGEPPFPGRVVSDWEREIDRLLIAGAREIDEKKRRQIYGQFQKLVQEQVPMIFMVSPRAMSAVSNRLRGIDPSPAGGVLWNLDELRLAD from the coding sequence ATGTTGTCCACAAGAATAAGGGGTTTGATTACTTATTTGTCTTTGTTTGTGTTGGCTGTCGCTCTGGTGGGGTGTACAGCTCTTAGGGGGGTAGCTAAACAACGTCTGTCTTTACCACTGGATGCGGACATCAAGACTTTTAATCCGGTTTTGGTCTCTGATGCCTACAGTGCAGCAGCATTGGGGGTGGTTTTCAGCGGTCTCCTGACCACCGATAAAAATGGCAATCTCATCCCTGAGCTGGCAGAAAAATGGGAATTCCGTAATGATGGTTTGGAATTGCTCTTTACCCTCAAGTCCGGTCTCAAATGGTCTGACGGTAAGCCTTTGACGATCGAGGATGTCCTCTTTACTTTCCGCGATATTTATTTCAATGAGGCGATCCCTTCTTCTATCCAAGACATCTTTCGGGTAGGGGAGAAGAGAGAATTGCCCCAGGTGGAAAAGGTAAACGATCGGGTAATCTCTTTCAAATTGCCTGAACCTTTTGCGCCTTTTTTACGCTTTGCCGGCGGGGCTAGTATCTTGCCTAAGCATATCTTAGCAAAGGCAGTAAGGGAGAAAGATACTACAGGTAAACCGAAATTCTTGCAAACCTGGGCGATCGATACTGACCTCCATACTCTGGTGGGCAACGGTCCCTATGTCCTCAAGCGGTACTTACCCGCTGAACGCCTAGTGTATGAACGGAATCCCCATTACTATCGCCAGTCCTTGCCTCACATTCCCCGCCTGGTTTACCAGATCATGCCTTCCCCGGATAGTACGGTGTTGCGTTTTCGTTCCCGCGATATAGATGTGATCCCCCAGGTGCGGGCACAGGATTTCCCTATCCTCAAACGCCAGGAAGATAGGTATGGGTTTCGGATTTATCAATTGGGTGAGGGGAGCAGTCGCAGTTTTTTAATGTTTAATCTCAATCGGGGACGGAATCAGGAGGGTAAACCCTTTGTCGACCCTGTCAAGGCGGAATGGTTCAATGATGTCAATTTTCGCCGTGCCATTGCCTACGGTATCAACCGCCAAGCTATGATCAATACCTACTACCGCGGTCTTGGTTTGCCCCAGGATTCCCCTATCCCACCCCTCAGCCCCTACCATTTCTCCCGCCAGGAAGGTGTCCCCTTCTATGACTATGACCCAGACAAGGCAAAGGAGTTATTGCAACGATCGGGCTTTTCCTACAATAGCCAAAATCGCCTAGTGGATAAAAATGGGAACCTGGTGCGTTTTACAATCATGACTTCTACCGGGGGAGCGGGCGCAACCCTCGCACCGATGATCAAAAATGACCTCGATCGTTTAGGCATCACAGTTGATCTGCAGATTATTGACTTTACGGCTTTGATTGACCGCCTCGATCGTTCCAAAAACTGGGAAACGGCTATGTTAGGTTGGGGGGGGGGCATTGAACCCCACGGCAGTTTTCATCTGTGGTATTCCGCTGGCTCTAGTCATATGTTCAATTTGGGACCCAATCCGGGGGAACCGCCTTTCCCTGGACGGGTGGTGAGTGACTGGGAAAGAGAAATCGATCGGTTGTTGATTGCAGGAGCCAGGGAAATCGACGAAAAAAAGCGCCGCCAAATCTATGGGCAGTTCCAGAAACTGGTGCAGGAGCAGGTGCCGATGATCTTTATGGTCAGCCCCCGCGCCATGAGTGCTGTCAGTAACCGCTTGCGAGGTATTGACCCCTCCCCCGCTGGCGGTGTCCTCTGGAACCTGGATGAACTCAGATTAGCCGACTAA
- a CDS encoding glycosyltransferase yields MLTFLLLLYQTPFSLVLLSRLSSAPRRIPPLEPKLDQEKRSVSVVIPTLNERQRLPNCLAGLKEQPIGEIIIVDSRSTDGTREYVEALQPSYPIPLRLVTDPPLPPNWVGRPWALNYGWQQSRPEYRWLLGLDADTLPQPGLVAAVVDTAEAQGWDILTLAPQFIVEYPGEQWLQPSLLLTLVYRFGASGDRAQFSQERVMANGQCFLVKKSVLEALGGYTLAQSSFCDDVTIVRAVAQRGYRVGFLDGAKVLQVRMYTSMAETWREWGRSLDLKDAATPLSTGGDCLYLLAVQGLPLLVSVGMLWARPQSIVDFLLLDLNIGLVLIRVLLLFAIRPSYRAVGLWYWLSPLSDPVAVLRIWLSALQKPKVWRGRVYSNLG; encoded by the coding sequence ATGTTGACTTTCCTACTGTTACTCTATCAAACTCCCTTCAGTCTTGTTTTGCTGTCACGTTTGAGTTCTGCCCCCCGCCGCATCCCCCCCCTAGAGCCAAAGCTAGACCAGGAAAAACGATCGGTTTCTGTTGTCATTCCCACCCTCAATGAAAGACAAAGATTGCCCAACTGTTTGGCAGGGTTAAAGGAGCAACCGATCGGGGAAATAATAATTGTAGACAGTCGTTCGACGGACGGCACTAGGGAATACGTGGAAGCCCTGCAACCCAGTTATCCTATCCCCTTAAGGCTGGTGACCGATCCCCCCTTACCCCCCAACTGGGTGGGGCGACCCTGGGCACTAAACTACGGCTGGCAGCAGTCCCGTCCCGAATACAGGTGGTTACTAGGATTAGATGCTGATACGCTTCCCCAACCTGGTTTGGTGGCAGCAGTGGTGGATACGGCAGAAGCACAGGGCTGGGATATTCTCACCCTCGCCCCTCAGTTTATTGTCGAGTACCCAGGGGAGCAGTGGTTACAGCCCTCCCTGTTGCTGACGCTGGTCTATCGCTTTGGGGCATCGGGGGACAGGGCACAATTTTCCCAGGAACGGGTGATGGCAAATGGGCAGTGTTTTTTGGTGAAAAAGTCGGTGCTAGAAGCTTTAGGGGGCTACACTCTTGCCCAAAGTTCCTTCTGCGATGATGTCACCATAGTGAGGGCGGTGGCACAACGGGGTTACAGAGTTGGCTTCCTGGATGGGGCAAAGGTACTGCAGGTGAGGATGTATACCAGTATGGCGGAAACCTGGCGGGAGTGGGGACGGTCCTTGGATTTGAAGGATGCTGCTACACCCCTGAGCACCGGCGGAGATTGTCTCTATCTGTTAGCAGTACAGGGGCTGCCGCTCTTAGTATCGGTGGGCATGTTATGGGCAAGACCCCAATCGATCGTGGACTTTTTGCTCCTGGATTTGAATATAGGACTGGTGCTAATTCGGGTATTGCTCCTTTTTGCTATTCGTCCCAGTTATAGGGCGGTGGGGCTGTGGTATTGGCTCTCTCCCCTCTCTGACCCCGTTGCTGTGTTACGCATTTGGCTCTCGGCTTTACAAAAACCTAAGGTTTGGCGTGGCAGAGTATACAGTAACCTGGGGTAG
- a CDS encoding late competence development ComFB family protein, which yields MTASKVYIKNAQEIVVVEEAKNQLAQLDRAKREEINLTEVIAFVLNRLPCLYASSDRGWLQQKKRANNEFRKQAIGLLHQAFLRVGNNPLVRVSPLPLYEIERPDYCLRQLREILRRPNLTWKEVPSIVQESITQGTASALEHLSLYERRRILETKNFIRKSKEQMKKAIEPDKNIDPIELQEFNSYMMTAEYQFVNVLERPVIQIVEYQLEQMKGSLARPLEVADVAVYILNRFPAMYATNARGFQQQRERVRRELINDLQAATIQAILELSKTPRRLVGPLPFVKFEREHEQALENLKEIFKVEDLTCGKAVELVSKAVVGKNLSNRIQTIRSNILQELIASLPLSPNRHDLEVDIPENDSQIIFRTNNQDTFWAIVDRPQVISRIVLETFPETSGMQLQYQRLPFPLILTKHEMEEEVINDLAS from the coding sequence ATGACCGCGTCCAAAGTATATATCAAAAATGCCCAAGAAATTGTGGTAGTGGAAGAGGCAAAAAATCAACTGGCACAACTCGATCGGGCAAAACGGGAGGAAATAAATTTAACTGAGGTAATCGCTTTTGTCCTTAATCGGCTACCCTGCCTCTATGCTAGCTCCGATCGGGGGTGGTTACAGCAGAAGAAACGAGCAAACAATGAATTTCGTAAACAGGCAATTGGGCTGTTACATCAGGCATTTTTGCGGGTAGGAAACAATCCCCTGGTGCGGGTATCCCCCTTACCTTTGTATGAAATTGAGCGACCTGACTACTGTTTACGGCAACTGCGGGAAATTTTACGCCGACCCAATTTAACCTGGAAAGAAGTACCCTCGATCGTGCAAGAAAGTATTACCCAGGGAACAGCTTCTGCCTTGGAACATTTGAGTCTCTATGAAAGACGAAGGATACTAGAAACTAAGAATTTCATTCGCAAATCCAAGGAGCAGATGAAGAAAGCAATTGAACCAGACAAAAACATTGACCCGATCGAGTTACAGGAATTCAATTCCTACATGATGACAGCGGAATATCAGTTTGTCAATGTGTTAGAAAGACCTGTCATTCAAATTGTCGAGTATCAATTAGAACAGATGAAAGGCAGCCTAGCCCGGCCCTTGGAGGTAGCAGATGTGGCAGTATATATCTTGAATCGTTTCCCTGCCATGTATGCGACCAATGCCAGAGGGTTTCAGCAACAGCGGGAGAGGGTACGGCGGGAGTTAATCAATGACCTACAGGCTGCTACAATTCAAGCGATTTTAGAATTAAGCAAGACCCCTCGGCGTTTAGTAGGGCCTCTGCCCTTTGTCAAATTTGAACGGGAACATGAACAGGCCCTAGAAAATCTAAAGGAAATCTTCAAGGTGGAAGACCTCACCTGTGGTAAAGCGGTGGAGTTAGTATCCAAGGCAGTTGTTGGTAAGAACCTGTCTAACCGCATTCAAACTATTCGCTCTAACATTTTGCAGGAGCTAATTGCGAGCTTGCCCCTCTCACCCAACCGCCATGATTTAGAAGTTGACATCCCAGAAAATGATAGTCAAATTATCTTTCGTACCAACAATCAGGATACATTCTGGGCAATTGTCGACCGTCCCCAGGTGATTTCCCGCATTGTCCTGGAGACATTTCCTGAAACCAGTGGTATGCAGTTACAATACCAACGTTTACCTTTCCCTCTTATACTCACCAAACATGAGATGGAAGAAGAAGTGATTAACGATCTTGCTAGCTAA
- a CDS encoding stage II sporulation protein M produces the protein MNTRRWVARREKSWQQLEALVKKVENEGLKSLSAKEISTLAGLYRSVAADLARARTQGVGETLGQELQLLTSKGYSIIYQGSRRQESEAIGQFYLWGFPAVLRDTAPYILLCALIFALAGLVGWWFAWSDPSFMELFLPPSMIAMVERGELWMGRILTDQPGSTADIMVNNIHVSLIAVGGGITAGFYTVYILGLNGLFLGVVGALVAQNNLAFPFWAFVFPHGSLEIPEIFISGGGGLLLARALLFPGRYRRADAFKVYGEQAAQLVLGCIPMLVIAAILEGFVSPSPIVPDLVKYLLGVALFTGFLQYAQRRKANP, from the coding sequence ATGAACACACGGCGGTGGGTGGCACGGCGAGAAAAGAGTTGGCAACAGTTAGAGGCACTGGTAAAAAAGGTCGAGAACGAAGGCTTAAAATCCCTTTCCGCCAAAGAAATTAGCACGCTAGCGGGATTGTACCGCTCCGTAGCTGCTGACTTAGCCCGTGCTCGTACCCAGGGGGTGGGGGAGACCCTTGGGCAAGAGTTACAACTACTGACCAGCAAGGGCTATAGCATCATTTATCAAGGTTCCCGCCGTCAAGAGAGTGAAGCTATAGGCCAATTTTATCTATGGGGTTTTCCAGCGGTGTTGCGGGATACTGCCCCCTATATTCTCCTTTGTGCCTTGATCTTTGCTCTAGCAGGGCTGGTGGGTTGGTGGTTTGCCTGGTCCGACCCTAGCTTCATGGAGTTATTTCTACCGCCCAGCATGATTGCCATGGTGGAAAGAGGGGAGTTGTGGATGGGCAGGATTTTAACCGACCAACCCGGTTCAACGGCGGATATCATGGTCAATAACATTCACGTTTCTCTAATTGCCGTTGGTGGGGGAATCACTGCTGGTTTCTACACAGTCTATATCTTGGGGTTGAATGGTTTATTCCTAGGTGTAGTGGGCGCTCTCGTAGCACAAAATAATTTGGCTTTTCCCTTTTGGGCGTTTGTTTTTCCCCACGGCTCCCTGGAAATCCCGGAAATTTTCATTTCTGGGGGAGGAGGGTTGCTGCTGGCTAGAGCTTTGCTGTTCCCTGGTCGTTATCGCCGAGCTGATGCCTTCAAAGTCTACGGCGAACAGGCTGCCCAATTAGTGTTGGGTTGTATTCCCATGCTAGTAATTGCGGCTATCTTGGAGGGCTTTGTTTCTCCTAGCCCGATCGTACCTGACTTAGTCAAATATCTGCTGGGCGTTGCTCTCTTCACTGGTTTTCTCCAATATGCACAGAGACGTAAAGCCAACCCTTAG
- a CDS encoding RNA-binding protein, translated as MSVRLYVGNLPAELDRKALEQVFSQEGETLTVKVITDRKTGRCRGFGFLTVATDEQADSMIQKFNGFDFHGSALRLEKALPRQKEQKDRDKGDQEVVPVSEEVEEAVPTDTPSELKAEEKQPAKRKRKRKKGSNRPEKRTSYTTSDSHQPDPRWAAELEEFKQRLLAAQST; from the coding sequence ATGTCTGTGCGTCTGTATGTAGGTAACTTGCCGGCTGAGCTAGACCGTAAGGCTTTGGAGCAAGTATTTAGTCAGGAAGGGGAAACTCTCACGGTTAAAGTGATTACCGATCGGAAGACGGGGCGGTGTCGGGGTTTTGGCTTCTTGACGGTGGCAACAGACGAACAAGCGGACTCCATGATTCAGAAATTCAATGGGTTTGACTTCCATGGCTCAGCACTGCGCCTAGAGAAGGCTTTGCCGCGGCAGAAGGAACAAAAAGACAGGGACAAGGGAGACCAAGAAGTCGTGCCTGTCAGTGAAGAGGTGGAGGAAGCGGTGCCAACGGACACCCCTAGCGAACTAAAGGCGGAAGAAAAGCAGCCCGCTAAACGGAAGCGGAAGCGGAAGAAAGGGAGCAACCGTCCTGAAAAGCGCACCAGTTATACAACTTCTGACTCCCATCAGCCTGATCCCCGCTGGGCAGCGGAACTGGAGGAATTTAAGCAGAGACTGCTAGCAGCGCAATCTACCTAG
- a CDS encoding alkaline phosphatase D family protein encodes MDRRSFLAYSLASGVTVWAGSAIPSKFAELFHIGSTNAQAAQVFPQSVASGDPQPQGITLWTRVATTVPTATLSFQIATDRDFRNIVLSGVAATDAERDYTVKVSLDNRAELKPATTYFYRFIFENTPSRTGRFKTLPAPDAKVDRVRFAYVSCSDYTNGLFTAFRYLAEEDIDFVIHLGDAIYETVFDPTFQNNVRPIRLPSGAPTAESLEDYRALYKIYRSDPDLQRVHESHAFIFIWDDHEFANDAHQTFNTDNPDPAKPELSNTPRRRQIASRVWAEYTPTSIVFDGTRPPLEAIQLYRTVVCGDLMELILTDERLYRDPHACGPTTAQRSLNPGCPNLANPDRSMLGKTQRDWFLGKVTNSTRTWKIWGNEVMTMQLKIAKAVVDRVRPGLIPVDLFAYLDQWDGYPVERALIFRTIRDRGVKNFVTVTGDLHSFVAGYQRLDFNTPFNPGTVPPDAVGVEFVCGSISASNLAEQPNPFQLDVQTSTQLLLASNPHILFFNSATHGYNLIEVTPTLLTCRMKAVSNITSPNAALSTLKVYEVPKDQVLIRDVTSR; translated from the coding sequence ATGGATAGACGTAGTTTTTTAGCTTACTCCCTTGCCAGTGGTGTGACGGTTTGGGCGGGGAGTGCTATACCAAGTAAGTTTGCTGAGTTGTTTCACATCGGTTCTACCAATGCCCAGGCAGCTCAAGTTTTCCCCCAAAGTGTTGCCAGCGGTGACCCCCAACCCCAAGGGATCACCCTATGGACACGGGTCGCTACCACTGTCCCTACGGCTACTCTCTCCTTCCAAATTGCCACTGACCGCGATTTCCGCAACATCGTTCTCAGTGGGGTGGCTGCTACCGATGCCGAGCGGGACTACACAGTCAAAGTTAGTCTTGACAACCGTGCGGAATTAAAGCCTGCTACTACTTATTTCTATCGCTTTATCTTTGAGAATACTCCCAGCCGTACGGGGCGCTTCAAGACTTTACCCGCTCCTGATGCTAAGGTCGATCGGGTGAGGTTTGCATATGTTAGTTGCTCGGACTACACCAATGGTTTGTTCACTGCCTTTCGCTACCTAGCTGAGGAGGATATTGATTTCGTAATTCACTTGGGAGATGCTATCTACGAAACTGTCTTTGACCCCACCTTTCAAAATAACGTCCGTCCTATTCGGCTGCCCAGTGGTGCCCCTACAGCGGAATCCCTAGAAGATTACCGTGCTCTCTATAAGATTTATCGCTCTGACCCCGACCTACAAAGGGTGCATGAAAGTCATGCCTTCATCTTCATCTGGGATGACCACGAGTTCGCCAACGATGCTCACCAAACCTTTAACACAGATAACCCCGACCCTGCCAAACCAGAACTGAGCAATACACCCCGCCGTCGGCAAATTGCCAGCCGTGTGTGGGCAGAATATACCCCTACCTCGATCGTGTTTGACGGTACTCGCCCGCCCCTGGAGGCGATCCAACTCTACCGCACGGTTGTCTGTGGGGACTTGATGGAACTGATCCTCACCGATGAACGCTTGTATCGCGACCCCCATGCCTGCGGCCCCACCACTGCCCAAAGGTCTCTTAATCCCGGTTGTCCCAATTTGGCTAACCCCGATCGGTCTATGCTTGGTAAAACCCAGCGGGATTGGTTCCTAGGCAAAGTCACTAACTCCACTCGTACCTGGAAAATCTGGGGGAATGAGGTGATGACGATGCAGTTGAAGATTGCCAAAGCGGTAGTCGATCGGGTACGCCCTGGCTTGATTCCCGTAGATTTATTTGCCTATCTTGACCAGTGGGACGGTTACCCAGTAGAAAGGGCGTTGATTTTCCGCACTATTCGCGATCGGGGTGTCAAGAACTTTGTTACAGTTACAGGTGACCTACATAGCTTTGTGGCGGGGTATCAGAGATTGGACTTCAATACTCCCTTTAATCCTGGTACTGTCCCCCCTGATGCAGTGGGCGTGGAGTTCGTCTGCGGTTCCATTTCCGCTTCCAACTTGGCGGAGCAACCCAATCCTTTCCAACTGGATGTGCAAACTTCTACCCAACTACTCCTTGCCAGCAATCCCCACATTTTGTTCTTCAACTCTGCCACGCACGGCTACAACCTCATTGAAGTTACTCCCACCCTCCTCACTTGCAGGATGAAGGCAGTAAGTAACATTACCTCTCCCAATGCAGCACTCTCTACTTTGAAAGTGTATGAGGTACCGAAAGACCAAGTCCTAATCAGGGACGTTACCTCGCGTTAG